In the Rubrivivax gelatinosus IL144 genome, CACCGGCGCCAGGCGCTCGTCGCGGCCGACGACGGCGACGCCGCCGATGACGTCGCTGTGGCCGTTGAGGTACTTGGTCGCCGAGTGCACGACGAGGTCGAAGCCCAGCTCCAGTGGCCGCTGGTTGAACGGGCTGGCGAAGGTGTTGTCGGCGGCGGCGAGCAGGCCGTGTTCGTGGGCGATGGCGGCCACGGCGCGCAGGTCGGCGAGTTTGAGCAGCGGGTTGGTCGGCGTCTCGGCCCAGACCAGGCGCGTGTTCGGGCGGATCGCGCGGCGCAGCGCCTCGGGGTCGGCGAGGTCGACGTAGCTGAACTCCAGCCCCGCGCTCTGGCGCCGCACCTTGTCGAAGAGGCGGAAGCTGCCGCCGTAGAGGTCGTCGCCGCTGACGACGTGCGAGCCCGCCGGCAGCAGCTCCAGCACGGTGGCGATGGCCGCCAGCCCGCTGGCGAAGGCGAAGGCCTGGGCGCCGCTTTCGAGGTCGGCGACGGCGCGTTCCCAGGCCCAGCGCGTCGGGTTGTGCGAGCGGCCGTAGTCCAGGCCCTGGTGCACGCCGGGGCTGCTCTGCACGTAGGTCGAGGTGGCGTAGATCGGCTGCATGATCGCGCCGGTCGACGGGTCGGGGTGCTGGCCGCCGTGGATCGTGCGCGTGGCGAAGGCGAGCGGGCGGTCGGCGTCGGGGGCGGTGGTGTGGCTCATGCGGCGGCGGTGGACGCCAGCAGCTGCCGGCGCAGGTGGTTGAGCAGGTCGAAACGCGTGACCAGGCCGTGGAAGCCGGCTTCGTCGGCGACGATGGCCACGAGGCCGCGGTCGAGCACGGCGCGCAGCTCGGCGATCGAGGCGCTTGCGGGCAGCGTCTGCGGCGCGGCGGTCATCGCATCGCGCACCGGGCGCTGCAGCGCCTGCGGCCCGGTCTGGGCGGCCACGAGCAGGTCCGATTCGTCGAGCACGCCGACCAGCCGCCCCTCGGCCAGCACCGGCAGCTGCGAGACCTCGGCCAGGCGCATGCGCTGGAAGGCGACGAGCAGCGTGTCCTCGGGCGCGACGGCGACGACGCCGCCGTCTTCGTAGCGGCGCGAGATCAGGTCGCGCAGGTCGCC is a window encoding:
- a CDS encoding trans-sulfuration enzyme family protein, which gives rise to MSHTTAPDADRPLAFATRTIHGGQHPDPSTGAIMQPIYATSTYVQSSPGVHQGLDYGRSHNPTRWAWERAVADLESGAQAFAFASGLAAIATVLELLPAGSHVVSGDDLYGGSFRLFDKVRRQSAGLEFSYVDLADPEALRRAIRPNTRLVWAETPTNPLLKLADLRAVAAIAHEHGLLAAADNTFASPFNQRPLELGFDLVVHSATKYLNGHSDVIGGVAVVGRDERLAPVRERLGFLQNAVGAIAGPFDSFLALRGVKTLALRVERHNANALALARWLEAQPQVARVHYPGLESHPQHALARRQMSGFGGMISLDLATDLAGARRFLEAVRIFALAESLGGVESLIEHPAIMTHATIPAETRAALGIGDSLVRLSVGIEDVEDLRADLARALAAI